In one window of Fusobacterium perfoetens DNA:
- the mnmH gene encoding tRNA 2-selenouridine(34) synthase MnmH translates to MREIHFEDILKLKNYILIDVRSPKEFKEEPIPGAINIPSLLDDERAEVGTAYVRVSKEKAKEIGIEKISKRLPIIFKEINELSKQYDKLVFYCARGGMRSTTLEVLFNSLGYKTFKLQGGYKAYRQFILNTIEERNKDIKYIVIHGRTGEGKTKILEKLQEKGYSVLNLEKMADHKGSFFGALCEERKQSQKRFDGEIFDAVIKNEKKYFLVESESKRIGDIYVPECIYDSIINGLHIFVSTTMENRVKIIMEDYSNASIESLEECLLKVARYISKERYKRYHAMLMEGKIAELSEVLMKEYYDPLYDIGIGKHQYDLNIHYENIDEAVDKIIEFLKEKEFEE, encoded by the coding sequence ATGAGAGAGATCCATTTTGAAGATATTTTAAAATTAAAAAACTATATTTTAATAGATGTTAGAAGTCCTAAAGAATTTAAAGAAGAACCAATCCCTGGAGCTATCAATATTCCATCTCTTCTTGATGACGAGAGAGCTGAAGTTGGTACTGCCTATGTAAGAGTTTCCAAAGAAAAAGCCAAGGAAATTGGAATTGAAAAAATTTCAAAAAGATTGCCTATAATATTCAAAGAAATTAATGAGCTTTCAAAACAATATGATAAACTTGTATTTTATTGTGCTAGAGGTGGTATGAGAAGTACGACTTTAGAGGTGCTTTTTAATAGTCTTGGATATAAAACTTTTAAACTTCAAGGTGGATATAAAGCATATAGACAATTTATTTTAAACACTATTGAAGAGAGAAATAAAGATATAAAATATATTGTTATCCACGGAAGAACAGGAGAGGGAAAAACCAAAATTCTTGAAAAATTACAAGAAAAAGGATACTCTGTTCTTAATCTTGAAAAAATGGCTGACCACAAAGGATCTTTCTTTGGAGCTTTATGTGAAGAGAGAAAACAAAGCCAAAAAAGATTTGATGGAGAAATTTTTGATGCTGTTATAAAAAATGAAAAAAAATATTTCTTAGTTGAAAGCGAAAGTAAAAGAATAGGAGATATTTATGTTCCTGAATGTATTTATGACTCTATTATTAATGGACTTCATATTTTTGTAAGTACAACTATGGAAAATAGAGTAAAAATAATAATGGAAGATTATTCTAATGCCTCTATTGAAAGTTTAGAAGAATGTCTTTTAAAAGTAGCTAGATATATAAGTAAAGAAAGATATAAAAGATATCATGCGATGCTTATGGAGGGAAAAATCGCTGAACTTAGTGAGGTTCTAATGAAAGAATATTACGACCCTCTTTACGATATCGGTATTGGAAAACATCAATATGACTTAAATATTCATTATGAAAATATTGATGAGGCTGTTGACAAAATCATAGAGTTTTTAAAAGAAAAAGAATTTGAAGAATAA
- a CDS encoding phosphoenolpyruvate carboxykinase (ATP), which yields MATKTYYKTEEIGANKPGFSRTRSIIEAAFYGNNVTKVTTLKEAYKLAKASPGTIVTDIPVYKGEEFGLEPDTKVLLFNDGPITGRFAAARRIVGDPDIDKARLDKTLMNAVYYTRFKKLYHAEVYIGLNPEFMVKAHLLIPEGDENIMYSWMLNFQYLSIEYLKMYKNSRVLPKESDIYIFSDPFWKGTRYVEAADPEYLTYFDPENNCAAILGMKYFGEFKKGTLTLAWAIANRQGYVSCHGGQKKYTLKDGRNYVASFFGLSGTGKSTLTHAKHNGKYDVTILHDDAFIINTETCSSIALEPTYFDKTNDYPAGSPDNKYLLTVQNCSATLDENGKVVIVTEDIRNGNGRAIKSKLWSPNRVDKIEEPVNAIFWLMKDPTLPPVVKLKGASLASVMGATLATKRSSAERLAHGVDPNALVVEPYANPFRTHPLSDDYNKFKKLVGDKNVECYILNTGEFMGKKVQPKDTLGILEKIVDREAEFKPWGPFSDIEILEWEGFVPNLEDPEYLDALKNRMKDRLEFVKSRETFKGGRDRLPEDAFEAIEKVVKEINAL from the coding sequence ATGGCTACAAAAACTTATTACAAAACAGAAGAAATAGGGGCTAATAAACCTGGATTTTCAAGAACACGTTCTATAATTGAAGCTGCTTTTTATGGAAACAACGTAACAAAAGTTACAACATTAAAAGAAGCATACAAACTAGCTAAAGCTTCACCGGGAACAATAGTTACAGATATTCCTGTTTATAAAGGTGAAGAATTTGGATTAGAGCCAGATACAAAAGTTTTACTATTCAACGATGGACCTATAACAGGACGTTTCGCTGCTGCTAGAAGAATAGTAGGAGACCCAGATATAGATAAAGCAAGACTTGATAAAACTTTGATGAATGCTGTTTATTATACAAGATTCAAAAAACTTTATCATGCAGAAGTTTATATTGGACTTAACCCAGAATTTATGGTAAAAGCTCACCTTTTAATTCCTGAAGGAGACGAAAATATCATGTATTCTTGGATGTTGAACTTCCAATATTTATCAATAGAATATTTAAAAATGTATAAAAATTCAAGAGTTCTTCCAAAAGAATCTGACATCTATATTTTCTCAGATCCATTCTGGAAAGGAACTAGATATGTAGAAGCAGCTGACCCAGAATATTTAACATATTTTGATCCAGAAAATAACTGTGCTGCAATCTTAGGAATGAAATATTTCGGAGAATTTAAAAAAGGAACTTTAACTTTAGCTTGGGCTATTGCTAACCGTCAAGGATATGTATCTTGTCATGGTGGACAAAAGAAATATACATTAAAAGATGGAAGAAATTATGTAGCATCATTCTTTGGATTATCTGGAACAGGAAAATCTACATTAACTCATGCAAAACATAATGGAAAATATGATGTAACAATTCTTCATGATGATGCTTTTATTATAAATACAGAAACTTGTTCATCAATAGCTTTAGAGCCAACATATTTTGATAAAACAAATGACTATCCAGCAGGAAGTCCTGACAATAAATATCTATTAACAGTTCAAAACTGTTCTGCAACTTTAGATGAAAATGGAAAAGTTGTAATAGTTACTGAAGATATACGTAACGGAAATGGAAGAGCTATTAAATCTAAACTTTGGTCACCTAACCGTGTAGATAAAATAGAAGAACCAGTAAATGCAATATTCTGGTTGATGAAAGACCCAACACTTCCACCAGTAGTAAAATTAAAAGGAGCATCTCTTGCATCAGTTATGGGAGCTACTCTTGCTACTAAGAGAAGTAGTGCTGAAAGACTTGCTCACGGAGTTGACCCTAACGCTCTAGTAGTAGAACCATATGCAAACCCATTTAGAACTCATCCACTATCAGATGACTATAATAAATTTAAAAAATTAGTTGGAGATAAAAATGTTGAGTGTTATATTTTAAATACTGGAGAATTTATGGGTAAAAAAGTTCAACCTAAAGATACTCTAGGAATACTTGAAAAAATAGTTGATAGAGAAGCAGAATTTAAACCTTGGGGACCATTCTCTGATATAGAAATTCTTGAGTGGGAAGGATTTGTACCTAATTTAGAAGATCCAGAATATCTAGATGCTCTAAAAAATAGAATGAAAGATAGACTTGAATTTGTAAAATCAAGAGAAACATTTAAAGGTGGAAGAGATAGACTTCCTGAAGATGCTTTTGAAGCAATAGAAAAAGTTGTTAAAGAAATAAATGCTCTATAA
- a CDS encoding ABC-F family ATP-binding cassette domain-containing protein — MISTSNLTMRFPDKKLFEDVNIKFTPGNCYGLIGANGAGKSTFVKILSGVITPTEGEVILDKNKRMAVLSQNHFAFEDSKVLDVVLMGHKRLWDIIVEKNAIYAKEDFTEEDGMRAADLEGEFAELNGWDAESEAATLLTGLGIKANLHESYMRDLEEPLKVKVLLAQALFGHPDVLLLDEPTNGLDIKAVAWLENFLMDLDDTTVIVVSHDRHFLNKVCTHIADIDYGKIKMFVGNYDFWYESSQLMLSLIANKNKKLEQKRQELQEFIARFSANAAKSKQATSRKKQLEKLQLEDMQVSNRKYPFIEFKPDREAGNNMLKVENLSKSINGVEIFKNLSFTINTGDKVVIISDNDILKTTLLSVLAGDLEPDTGSVTWGVTVTHAYMPKDNSAFFEGVDLDLVEWLRPYSPDQHDSYVRGFLGRMLFTGEESLKKAKVLSGGEKVRCMLSRMMMSGANALLFDNPTDHLDLESITSLNKALIKFPGTIVFAGHDHEFIQTVANRIIEILPDGTIVDKLMSYDDYIQMKIEQEEA; from the coding sequence ATGATTTCTACAAGTAATCTAACAATGAGATTTCCAGACAAGAAACTTTTTGAAGATGTTAACATAAAATTCACACCTGGAAATTGCTACGGATTAATTGGAGCTAACGGTGCTGGTAAATCTACTTTTGTTAAAATTCTTTCTGGAGTAATCACTCCAACTGAGGGAGAAGTTATCTTAGACAAAAATAAAAGAATGGCTGTTTTATCTCAAAACCACTTTGCTTTTGAAGATTCAAAAGTTTTAGATGTTGTTCTTATGGGACATAAAAGATTATGGGATATTATAGTTGAGAAAAACGCTATCTATGCAAAAGAAGATTTTACTGAAGAAGATGGAATGAGAGCTGCTGACCTTGAAGGAGAGTTTGCAGAATTAAATGGTTGGGACGCTGAATCAGAGGCTGCTACTTTACTTACTGGACTTGGAATAAAAGCTAATCTTCACGAATCTTATATGAGAGATTTAGAAGAACCTTTAAAAGTTAAAGTTTTACTTGCTCAAGCATTATTTGGACACCCAGATGTATTACTTCTTGACGAGCCTACTAACGGACTTGATATTAAAGCTGTGGCTTGGTTAGAAAATTTCTTAATGGATTTAGATGATACTACCGTTATAGTTGTATCTCACGATAGACACTTCTTAAATAAAGTTTGTACTCACATTGCTGATATAGACTATGGAAAAATTAAAATGTTCGTTGGAAACTATGATTTCTGGTATGAATCAAGCCAACTTATGTTAAGTTTAATAGCTAACAAAAACAAAAAACTTGAACAAAAAAGACAAGAACTTCAAGAATTTATTGCTAGATTCTCTGCTAACGCTGCAAAATCTAAACAAGCTACTTCAAGAAAGAAACAACTTGAAAAATTACAACTTGAAGATATGCAAGTATCAAATAGAAAATATCCATTTATCGAGTTTAAACCAGATAGAGAAGCTGGAAACAATATGTTAAAAGTTGAAAATCTTTCTAAATCAATAAATGGTGTTGAAATTTTCAAAAATCTTTCTTTCACAATCAACACTGGAGATAAAGTAGTTATTATATCTGACAATGATATATTAAAAACAACTCTTTTATCAGTTTTAGCTGGAGATTTAGAACCAGATACTGGAAGTGTTACTTGGGGAGTTACAGTAACTCACGCTTATATGCCAAAAGATAACTCTGCTTTCTTCGAGGGAGTAGATTTAGACCTTGTTGAATGGTTAAGACCATACTCACCTGATCAACACGATTCTTATGTAAGAGGATTCTTAGGAAGAATGTTATTCACTGGAGAAGAATCTTTAAAGAAAGCTAAAGTTTTATCAGGGGGAGAAAAAGTAAGATGTATGTTATCAAGAATGATGATGTCTGGAGCAAACGCTTTATTATTTGATAACCCAACAGACCACTTAGACCTTGAATCAATTACATCTCTAAACAAAGCTTTAATAAAATTCCCTGGAACAATAGTTTTTGCTGGACACGACCACGAATTTATTCAAACTGTTGCTAATAGAATTATAGAAATATTACCAGATGGAACTATAGTTGACAAACTAATGAGCTATGACGACTATATCCAAATGAAAATAGAACAAGAAGAAGCATAA
- a CDS encoding NADH:flavin oxidoreductase, with protein MVNILTPLKIKNIEIKNRVVLPPLVRFSMIEDDGYVTEKLLKWYESIAQDGVGMIIVEATCVSSDGKLRDNQLGIWDDSFIEGLSKIAEIGKKYKIPMLIQIHHAGFGKNIKDVDEKILDDILEKFVEAFVRAKKAGFDGIEIHGAHTYLLSQLNSRLWNTRDDKYGGDFQRRMYFNKTLIERTKYLFDDNFILGYRLGGNEPTIEDSTEIAKYLESLGLDLIHISSGIPEERFRQAAKIDNFPENYPEEKDFNLDWVIYMGVEIKKHLHIPVIGVRNIRTEEQVSYLVENNLLDMVAVGRAMIFTNHWMRKARKSYLKRVENDTK; from the coding sequence ATGGTAAATATACTAACACCTTTAAAAATAAAAAATATAGAGATTAAAAATAGAGTTGTTCTTCCACCTCTTGTAAGATTTTCTATGATAGAAGATGACGGATATGTAACAGAAAAACTTCTTAAGTGGTACGAAAGTATCGCCCAAGATGGTGTAGGAATGATAATAGTTGAGGCTACCTGTGTAAGTTCTGACGGAAAACTTAGAGATAATCAACTTGGTATTTGGGACGATTCTTTTATAGAAGGACTTAGCAAAATAGCCGAAATTGGTAAAAAATATAAAATCCCTATGCTTATTCAAATTCATCACGCTGGTTTTGGAAAAAATATAAAAGATGTTGATGAAAAAATCCTTGATGATATTTTGGAAAAATTTGTTGAGGCTTTTGTAAGAGCTAAAAAAGCAGGTTTTGACGGAATAGAAATCCACGGGGCTCACACTTATCTTTTATCACAGCTTAACTCAAGACTTTGGAACACAAGAGATGATAAATATGGTGGAGATTTTCAAAGAAGAATGTATTTCAATAAAACTTTGATTGAAAGGACTAAGTATCTTTTCGATGATAATTTTATTCTTGGGTACAGACTTGGAGGAAATGAGCCAACAATAGAGGATAGCACTGAGATAGCAAAATATCTTGAAAGTTTGGGATTAGATTTAATTCATATTTCAAGTGGAATACCAGAAGAGAGATTTAGACAAGCTGCCAAAATAGATAATTTTCCAGAAAATTATCCAGAAGAAAAAGATTTTAATCTTGATTGGGTAATATATATGGGGGTAGAGATAAAAAAACATCTTCATATACCTGTTATCGGAGTGAGAAATATAAGGACAGAGGAACAAGTGAGCTATCTTGTAGAAAATAATCTTTTGGATATGGTAGCAGTAGGTAGAGCAATGATATTTACAAATCATTGGATGAGAAAAGCAAGAAAATCATATTTAAAGAGGGTAGAAAATGACACCAAATAG
- the earP gene encoding elongation factor P maturation arginine rhamnosyltransferase EarP, which produces MTPNSIDIFCDVIDNFGDIGVVYRFAKEMKILYSDARIRVILNKLDELVKINKEAEKVNIQDINGVTYIYEDFFKKNFSQFGVSDIMIEAFGCNIFDEYVDEAKEKSKLWINLEYLSGEKWVEDFHLNQSLINSKTLKKIFYMPGFSKKSGGVLIDSEFLKNKEYGLNHRDEVLKEYFSDIDFEGKLVGTVFSYEKNFENLLDTLNQQEKETVLILMGEKTQNSFKKFFEKNSSGDYINFKKYDKIYLYNAKFFSQEEYDRIIPAVDFNFTRGEDSIVRAITVGKPFLWHIYLQDDKVHMTKLRAFLDRFLESVTLNNEERQVIKKYFKLLEDYNDRSSNSFEKGKEDYRVFFEKFDIINKVCKEYSEFLINNCNLTKKLYKYIKEI; this is translated from the coding sequence ATGACACCAAATAGTATAGATATTTTTTGTGATGTAATAGATAACTTTGGAGATATTGGAGTAGTTTACCGTTTTGCCAAAGAGATGAAAATATTATACAGTGATGCAAGAATAAGAGTTATTCTTAACAAACTTGATGAACTTGTAAAAATAAATAAAGAGGCAGAAAAAGTAAATATCCAAGATATTAACGGAGTAACATATATATATGAAGATTTTTTCAAAAAAAACTTTTCTCAGTTTGGAGTTTCTGATATAATGATTGAGGCTTTTGGTTGCAATATCTTTGACGAGTATGTAGACGAGGCAAAAGAGAAATCAAAACTTTGGATAAATCTTGAATATCTTTCAGGAGAAAAATGGGTAGAAGATTTTCATCTTAACCAGTCTTTGATAAACTCTAAAACTTTAAAAAAGATTTTCTATATGCCAGGATTTTCTAAAAAAAGTGGTGGGGTCTTAATAGATTCTGAATTTTTAAAAAATAAAGAATATGGTTTAAATCATAGAGATGAGGTTTTAAAAGAATATTTTTCTGATATAGATTTTGAAGGAAAACTAGTTGGAACAGTATTTTCATATGAGAAAAATTTTGAAAATCTTTTGGATACTTTAAATCAACAAGAAAAAGAAACAGTTCTTATTCTTATGGGAGAGAAAACTCAAAATAGTTTTAAAAAATTTTTTGAAAAAAATTCATCAGGGGACTATATAAATTTTAAGAAATATGATAAAATATATCTGTATAATGCCAAATTCTTTTCACAAGAAGAATATGACAGGATTATACCAGCTGTGGATTTTAACTTTACGAGAGGAGAAGACTCAATAGTTAGAGCAATAACAGTAGGTAAACCTTTCTTGTGGCATATATATCTTCAAGATGATAAAGTTCATATGACAAAACTTAGAGCTTTCTTAGATAGATTTTTAGAAAGTGTTACTCTAAATAATGAAGAAAGACAAGTTATAAAAAAATATTTTAAACTTTTGGAAGATTATAATGATAGAAGTTCGAATTCTTTTGAAAAAGGGAAAGAGGATTATAGAGTTTTCTTTGAGAAGTTTGATATTATAAATAAAGTTTGCAAAGAATACAGTGAGTTTTTAATAAACAACTGCAATTTAACAAAAAAATTATATAAATATATAAAAGAAATTTAA
- the efp gene encoding elongation factor P, with translation MKFAQELRQGSTIKIGNDPFIVLKAEYNKSGRNAAVMKLKMKNLIAGNIVDTVLKADEKMDDIRLDKVKCIYSYNDGTNYIFSNPETWDQIELSAEDLGNALNYLEEEMEVEVVYYESTPVAVELPTFVERQIEYTEPGLRGDTTGKVLKPAKLNTGFEVQVPLFVEQGEWIKIDTRTDEYVERIKK, from the coding sequence ATGAAATTTGCTCAAGAATTAAGACAAGGATCAACTATCAAAATAGGAAATGATCCATTTATCGTATTAAAGGCAGAGTACAACAAATCTGGAAGAAATGCTGCGGTAATGAAATTAAAAATGAAAAACTTAATAGCTGGAAACATCGTGGATACTGTTTTAAAAGCTGACGAAAAAATGGACGATATCAGATTAGATAAAGTTAAATGTATCTATTCTTACAACGATGGAACTAACTATATCTTCTCTAACCCAGAAACTTGGGATCAAATCGAATTATCAGCTGAAGATTTAGGAAACGCTTTAAACTACTTAGAAGAAGAAATGGAAGTTGAAGTTGTTTACTACGAATCTACTCCAGTTGCAGTAGAATTACCTACATTTGTTGAAAGACAAATCGAATACACAGAACCAGGATTAAGAGGAGATACTACTGGTAAAGTATTAAAACCAGCTAAATTAAACACTGGATTTGAAGTACAAGTTCCTTTATTCGTTGAACAAGGTGAATGGATTAAAATAGACACTAGAACTGACGAATATGTTGAAAGAATCAAAAAATAG
- the recR gene encoding recombination mediator RecR → MSAKHLEILIDEFNKLPGIGRKSATRLAFYIMNSDEKTVEDFAKALKDCKTLVKKCKVCGNFSENDTCDICDDNTRDHKTICVVEDSRDIINLEKTGKFNGVYHILNGKIAPLDGVTPDKLNIKSLLERITTDDIKEVIFALSSDLEGETTVLYLTKLLKPFGVTVSKLASGIPMGGNIEYADNATIAKALEGREIL, encoded by the coding sequence ATGAGTGCAAAACATTTAGAAATTTTAATAGATGAATTTAATAAACTTCCCGGGATTGGAAGAAAATCGGCTACACGTCTTGCTTTTTATATAATGAACTCCGATGAAAAAACTGTTGAAGATTTTGCCAAAGCTCTAAAAGATTGCAAAACTCTTGTAAAAAAATGTAAAGTATGTGGAAACTTTAGTGAAAATGATACTTGTGATATTTGTGATGATAATACAAGGGATCACAAAACTATCTGTGTGGTGGAAGATTCAAGAGATATTATAAATCTTGAAAAAACTGGAAAATTTAACGGAGTTTATCATATATTAAATGGAAAAATTGCTCCTCTTGATGGAGTTACACCAGATAAACTTAATATAAAATCTCTTTTGGAGAGAATTACAACTGATGATATAAAAGAAGTTATTTTTGCTCTAAGTTCTGATTTAGAGGGAGAAACTACTGTTTTATATCTTACAAAACTTTTAAAACCTTTTGGAGTTACTGTATCAAAACTTGCTAGCGGTATTCCTATGGGAGGAAATATTGAGTACGCCGATAATGCCACTATAGCAAAAGCTCTTGAGGGTAGAGAAATTTTATAA
- the ftsY gene encoding signal recognition particle-docking protein FtsY: MGFFDKLFGRKKKEEKEEIIEQKEEVVEKVSEESQIKEEVLVEEEKVVVQPEPTPEVVTKEEINIDEEKKSDEKEGNSLVKENIQERVEVIEAPKKEVEATEKKGFFTSLKEKLFRTREGLFKKIKNIFSGRTTIDADLYEELEELLIQSDIGFDMTVKIVSALEKEVGKRGITNPEDIYEVLKDVMTKFLITEGNELDIVDGELNVILVVGVNGVGKTTTIGKLAKKYKSQGKKVIVGAADTFRAAAIEQLEEWGQRAGVEIVKKEQGSDPGAVVFDAIQVAQDKKADLLIIDTAGRLHNKSNLMKELEKINNIIQKKLGHTRYESILVIDGTTGQNGLSQAKIFNEVTKLTGFIVTKLDGTAKGGIVFSISEEIKKPIKYIGVGEKIEDLREFNVKDYIDAIFD; encoded by the coding sequence ATGGGATTTTTTGATAAACTTTTTGGTAGAAAAAAGAAAGAGGAAAAAGAAGAGATAATTGAGCAAAAAGAAGAGGTAGTTGAAAAAGTTTCTGAAGAATCTCAAATTAAAGAAGAAGTTTTAGTTGAAGAGGAGAAGGTTGTTGTTCAACCAGAGCCTACACCAGAAGTAGTAACTAAAGAAGAAATTAATATAGATGAAGAAAAAAAATCTGACGAGAAAGAAGGAAATTCTTTAGTTAAAGAGAATATTCAAGAAAGAGTAGAAGTTATTGAAGCACCGAAAAAAGAAGTGGAAGCAACTGAGAAGAAAGGTTTCTTTACAAGTCTAAAAGAAAAACTATTTAGAACTAGAGAGGGACTTTTCAAAAAGATAAAAAACATCTTTTCTGGAAGAACTACTATTGATGCAGACCTTTATGAAGAATTAGAGGAACTTTTAATCCAATCTGATATTGGATTTGATATGACTGTAAAAATTGTTAGTGCTTTAGAAAAAGAAGTTGGAAAAAGAGGAATAACTAATCCAGAAGATATATATGAAGTTTTAAAAGATGTAATGACAAAATTCTTAATTACAGAAGGGAATGAACTTGATATAGTTGATGGAGAGTTAAATGTAATCTTAGTTGTTGGGGTAAATGGTGTTGGAAAAACAACTACTATTGGAAAATTAGCCAAAAAATACAAATCTCAAGGAAAAAAAGTTATAGTTGGAGCTGCAGATACATTCAGAGCTGCTGCAATCGAACAGCTTGAAGAATGGGGACAAAGAGCAGGAGTAGAAATAGTAAAGAAAGAACAGGGAAGTGATCCAGGAGCAGTTGTATTTGACGCTATCCAAGTAGCTCAAGATAAGAAAGCTGATCTACTAATAATAGATACTGCTGGAAGATTACATAACAAAAGCAATCTTATGAAAGAGCTAGAAAAAATCAATAACATAATTCAAAAGAAATTAGGACATACTAGATATGAGTCTATCTTAGTAATAGACGGAACTACTGGTCAAAACGGACTTTCACAGGCAAAAATATTTAACGAAGTTACAAAACTAACTGGATTTATCGTTACAAAACTTGATGGTACTGCAAAAGGTGGAATAGTTTTCAGTATTTCTGAAGAGATAAAAAAACCTATAAAGTACATTGGAGTTGGAGAAAAAATCGAAGATCTAAGGGAGTTTAATGTAAAAGACTACATCGATGCAATATTTGATTAA